In Panicum virgatum strain AP13 chromosome 5K, P.virgatum_v5, whole genome shotgun sequence, the genomic window GGGCTTTGATTGGTTACAGAAAAACAGTCCTATGACTTATGATTGGGAGAACAAACTCATTCAGTTCACACAAGGAGGTCATGATATCAGGTTGCAGGGCATTAAACGACAAGATTCTGAGATTTCACAATTACCTGCTGATAAATTGTTTAAGTGGTGGAAGGGCAATGATGTTTGGGCTATGGTGATGCTAGTTCCTGAGGTTCAACCTATCCATTCAGATGTTTGTCACCAGGTGGAAAAGCTGTTGGATAGATATCAGGAGATATTTCAGGACCCCAAGAAGTTACCTCCTGAGAGAGCTTATGATCACACTATACCATTGCTTCCCATGGCTATTCCAGTTAATGCTCGGCCATATAGGTACTCTCCTTTGCATAAGGATGAGATTGAGAGACAGGTGAGAGaaatgttggatgctgggttgaTAATCCCGAGTACCAGTCCTTTTGCATCTCCTGTACTATTGATTCAGAAGAAAGATGGGAGTTGGAGGTTTTGTGTGGATTACAGACGGTTGAATGACATGACCATTAAGAATAGATTTCCTATGCCTCTTATTGAAGAAATCATAGAGGAGTTGGCTGGGAGCTACTACTTCACCAAGTTAGACATGAAATCTGGTTATCACCAAGTTAGAATGAAACAAGGAGATGAATATAAGACAGCTTTCAAAACCCATCATGGTCATTATCAGTTCAAAGTCATGCCATTTGGTTTGACCAATGCCCCAGCAACCTTTCAGTGCATCATGAATGACGTGCTGGCCCCTTTCCTGAGAAAATTTGTAATGGTATTCCTAGATGATATATTGATATACAGCCCAGACTTGGATAGCCACTTGGCTCACCTGGAGCAGGTGCTAGAGAATTTGAAAACCAACCAACTTTACTTGAAGAAAATCAAATGTTCTTTTtctcaagaacaagtggaaTATCTTGGACATGTGATTTCAGGGAGAGGAGTTGCTACTGCTAGTGACAAAATAGAAGCCATGCTGCAATGGCCTGTTCCCAAAACTGTCACTGATGTGCGAGCATTTCTGGGATTAACTAGGTATTACAGACGATTTGTTAAGGATTATGGTTGCATTGCTAAACCATTAACTCAGTTGTTGAAGCACAAACAGTTTCAGTGGTCTCCTGCTGCCCATGTTGCTTTTGAACAACTGAAACAAGCTATGGTTAGTGCCCCGGTCTTAGCCCTGCCTGATTTTAAGGAGATTTTTGTGGTAGAAACAGATGCATCAGACATTGGAATTGGTGCCGTACTTATGCAAAAAGACAGACCAATTGCTTTCTTGAGTAAGGCTTTTGGTGGCTCACACAAGCAtaaatccatctatgaaaagGAGTTCCTTGCCCTGATCATGGCAGTAGAGAAGTGGAGGCAATACTTACAACGGCAAGAATTCATCATTAGAACAGATCATCAAAGTTTAGCTTATTTGACTGAGCAGAATCTACATTTTGAGTTGCAAAGAAAGGCGATGACACGTCTTATGGGGCTACAATTCAAGGTGTTGTACCGCAAAGGCAAGGACAATTCAGCCGCGGATGCACTTTCTAGGGTGGGTCATTTGATGGCCATACAGGCCATGTCTTCTGTTCAACCACAATGGATACAAGAAGTAACAAATTCTTATGTTACTGACAAGGAAGCACAAGATTTATTAGCTCGTTTGACCTTGGTCAATCCTGATATTCATGGATTTTCCTTGGATCATGGGATCATTAGGCAACATGGCAAGATTTGGGTAGGGCACAACTCAGCTGTTCAGACCAGGATCATAGCTGCTATGCATGCAAGTCCTGTGGGGGGACATTCGGGACAGAAAGCCACCTTCCATAGGGTCAGCAATATGTTTGCTTGGAAAGGGCTGAAGCGAGATGTGGTCAATTTTGTGCAACAATGTGGTGTTTGTCAACAAGCCAAGCATACTCACACTCATCCAGCGGGTCTATTACAACCTCTTCCTATTCCTGAAGGAGTCTGGAGGGACATTTCATTGGATTTTGTGGAAGGTTTGCCAAAGGTCGATGGTTACAGTGTAattctggtggtggtggatcgaTTCACAAAGTATACCCACTTTCTCGCTCTTAAACATCCGTATACTGCCCTTTCAGTTGCCAAGGTACTGTATGATCAAGTGATCAAGTTACACGGTATGCCGCAATCTATGATCTCAGACCGTGACAAGGTGTTCACTAGTACAGTTTGGACAGAGTTATTCAAGATGGAAGGTGTTCAACTTAAGTATAGTACAGCGTATCATCCTCAAACGGACGGCCAAACGGAATGAGTCAATCAATGTTTGGAGATGTACCTTCGGTGTGCAGTCAGTCAATCTCCCAGACAATGGAAGGCATGGTTACCTCAAGCCGAATTCTGGTACAATACGACTTTCCACTCCTCTCTGGGCTATTCTCCATTCCGAGCCCTTTATGGGTATGATCCTATGGTGGGGGCTATGTTGGATGCTACTGTCAAACCTCCGGCCTCCATTGCAGAGTTTGTTATTGATCGTCAGTTGCAGTGTGGGTTACTGCGCGACCAACTGGCGCGTGCTCAACTTCGCATGAAGCAAAATGCAGATCGCAAACGCACAGATGTGGAGTTTTCGGTGGGCGACCAAGCTTTGCTGAAGTTGCAACCGTATGTTCAGACCTCAGTTGCCAGTCGTCCATTCCCAAAGTTGGCACTGAAGTACTACGGCCCCTTCGAGGTTCTGGAGCGAGTAGGCGCGGCAGCTTACAAGCTAGCACTTCCACCTGACAGTCTCATCCACCCTACCTTCCATGTGTCGCAACTTAAACCTTTTCGTCCAGATTTCACACCAGTATACTctactcttccttcttctgtggATTTACATTCTATTGAATTAGAACCTGAGCAGGTATTGGAGCGCCGACTGGTGAAGAAAGGCAATGCAGCAATTCCACAAGTGTTGATCAAATGGGCTCGACTACCTGCAGCTTCTGCTACTTGGGAAGACTACAATGTTGTCAAGGCGCGCTTCCCGGCTGCACCGGCTTGGGGTCAAGCCAGTTCTCCAGCGGGGGGAGATGTAATGCCCCAAGTGCCGGTGACAAAGGGGGCTTGAAGGCGTACACAGAGAAGCCGTGTTTAGTAGGCGTGAGCGTGTGTCTTGCGTGTGTGGGGCCTACGGGTCAGGGTCGGCAAGGAAGGGTTATCACCCCGTGCCGTGTAAGAAGGAGAGACTACTTCTGAATCTGAAATCGAACTCCGAGTTCatcgggcgacagggtcctcCGCCCGTCCCCGTTCGAATATGCACTCCCTTTTGTGATTTCTCACGTCGTGATTCGGTTGCGGCCAcgggcaggggcggagccaggattgtgtttttttcagtgttaggggggccaaccatataattttttataaaaatttaattaaaatttaaaattgtaGTGTAAATTTGGGGATGATAGGGGggcaggcccctgcccgccccccgtCTCCGCCCCTGGCCACGGGGCATTACACCTGGAGAAGACCACCGTCATCGCCGACGGCACGGCAACCATCAGGGTCGGTAGCCAGCTCTTCGCTTCCTGATCTGGACGACGACATAAGTCCAACGAACGGCGGAGCGGAGCGGTACAGCACCGCAGAGGCGAGAGAGACGACCCTCTCAATGGCTCCGGCATGCGCCATCGACGTCCGGTGTCGGCCGCCGGCAATAATATTTTTCAGAAAGGCCCCTGCAATGGATCACGATCTAAATATTTTCAGAAAACTCCCAAGCGATTGTATCTGCTTCTCCGTCCGCTCATCCATGTCCGGCTGGCCGCTGGCGGCTGTCCGGCTGATGCCGCGGATTTACCTTTCCTGAACGGGATGATCGGTTCATTTATAACAAGAGTTCAGTGTTGAGGCTTCCATTGGTCGATTcagaaaatatgaatggaacgtCAGATAGCAAACGAAGTACTAGCATAAACAATTTGATTCCCCAATGAACACTGAACATTGCAAGAGTTCAAAAGCACAAAATATCATGTATACATACTTTCTGTTATATGCTTGCTGGTACCATTATCCGGCAAAATCTGAAAACAGCAACCCCACAGGCCACAGCTGAGGCATGACTAGTGCAAAATGTACATTTCAGGCATGGGTACCATGCCTGTTGCAAAATGTACATCATGTACGGATTATTCCATACACTTCATGCTTGATAAAATGAGGCATTAGTCCTCAGGAAACTAATGTATGGGTATGGATACAACTATTGGCAGATCGCTTGTGTTCTTAGGCCCGTTTGGAGGGTTGCCTAGGAGGGcggagccggagctggagcAGGCAAAGCCACGTTTTGTGGCTCCGCCAGAGCACCGCACAAAAGGGCTCCGCCGGCTCTCCTGCGTGACCGTGTGGTGCGGTTCGGGTTGGAGCTGTTGgcggagccctcccaaacgggacCTTATATGTAGGCGACACCTTTAGGTTCTAGTTCACTTCCTAGTTCTTCATTAGGAATTTTGGACAAAGTAGCATGCATAATGAACTCGgtgaaagttaaaaaaaaaatctttctttATCTCAAGTTAAAAATTCTCTATTTGTCTCTTTAGAGAAATTCCACCAAACAAATGCTTAAGGAACCTCCATAGTGCAGACTAGTGGCATCTACATTCAACATTTTGTTTATCCAAGGTACTAGTAATTATTTAACCTTCAAACAAGTCACTGAGTTTGCTCTTCAGGTTCAGCTCCAAGTCCTCAAGATCACCTCTCACAGACTCTTGCAGGCTGTCCCGGTATGCTCGGTATGCTTGGACAACATACTCTATGACATTTGTGCGAAGCTCGACGCGAAGAACTGGGCTACACACCTTCCAGTGCAGCTGGGATTTGCATACTTTGTTGAGAACCGACTCAAAATTCCGTAGGGGACTGGGCGTGGGGTAGAAGATCTTGAGGAAGCTGTTCTTGAGCCTCTTTTGGGAACTGGTAGTTGCAGTCTCCAGAGGATGGACTACCTGTTTCCATGATGAGGATAGGTAATCCCTCATGTACTGTTTTACTTTGTTGTGACGCTTATTGATCCACTGGGCTCCTACCATCAGGCGCACATCCGATTCTTCAACTTGTCGCAATACAAAATCTGTGTTGTTCACCAGAAATAGAAACTTCAGTCCTTCAGATACATATGAGCTACATTCCTGAACCACTGATTCCAGATCAGCGATGACCCCGGATACTAGACGACCTGTCAGATTCACGCCCTCAATGTTCAACAGATCATCAGCCTGGCCTTGACATAGAATGGGATCAAGGTTTCCAGTGTGATTTACCAGTAACTTGATGTATTTCATCAGGAATTCAGTTATTGTTAGAACGCTGCCTTGCGTTAGTTCGTGCTGTGGTCTGTAAGTCTGAACCAagattttcagctcaagaagcATTCCCTTTGCAGAGTCCTTCAATGCTGCAACTACTCCCCCGACCTCTATCTTCACAAATTCTGCACCAAACACTCTTGTGAGGATTGGGGTGGCGTCAAACAGTGCTCTGTGCATGTTTAATATGCAAAAGAGCTTCTCAGGTGATTTCTTCACCTTAGCAACTTTGGAAGCAAGACTGAGAAGGAGACGAATGGGTTCCTTGACTGCCTCTGAAATATGATTCTGCTTGGATTCCGTAAGTATTGCATCAAGAACCCTGATTGTAAACAACAGCACCCGATGCCATCTATAGATGGGCAACCATtgtttcttttgaaaattcTTGCAATCTAATCTGAGAACTGATTCGATACCCATCTCGACACATTTGGTGTGAAATGCCTGGTGGAATTCTTGTGATTGGCCAGCCACATTCAGATCGCTAGCTGTTCCCCCCTTAAAAGTGCTGAGTGACTCGTGATCGAAGACAGCACTGAACCTAGTGTCATGCAACATGGAAGTGGTGTTTTCCAGAGAAAGATTATCTAGCAGTGCGACATCAAATCTGCTGCCTGTGCTACACGAATCCCTGAACAATGAAGACGAGGTATCACTGGTGTTATTGCTGCTACCCGAGAGGCTCTGGGAGGTTCCGGAAGAAGCAGGTAAGTCGTATGTTCCAGCCGCATACACATTGGCATGCTCCCGCCTGTttatgcatacaaaagtatgtCTTAGATATTGTAATtccattttgaactattttgggtgcatttgaagtTCTGCAAACATAGATACAACACTAAGGTTAAAGAACTACTGGTTAGATGACTAATATTCTTTTTGCTTTTTAAGAAAATTGTAGTAAAATGCATTAGCACAACCAGATTAAGAAAAACGGTCACTGTTGTTGTTATTACTGGATAAAACCAAGAAGAAAGTATACTCTCAGATGGTGCATGGTTCGCTCAAGGTACGGGAATCTAGCAAATTAGTTTGTTTGGATTGGAGGTAGTGAAACTAATTTGCTGCTACATAGAAATTATCACCATGTCAAGACATATTTTGGGATGACCTTTTTTTTTAACCGAaaaacccgggtgtggtgataaatgggcaagggccgggtcgccatccccccaagggcgcgtcgtatcatgacctgggtacgatgataagtgagcaagggtcgggtcgtcacctgaatggcgcgctacatctacgcccgggtgtagtgaaaaatgagcaagggtctttgcacttccctcgacgggtgcgaagggtaaggaagctagccgagccaactaggattcgtataggtagctggaacgtagggtccctaacgggtaagttgcgagagctagttgatgtagtaattaggaggcgtgtaaatattctatgcgttcaagagactaaatggaagggccagaaggcgaaggaggttgaggatactggcttcaagctttggtacacgggagcaactccgggtaggaatggtgtaggcatcttgattgataggaaccttaaggatggagtcgtagaggttagaaggcaaggcgaccggattatcctaatccggttggtagttggagattcggttttgaatgtgatcagtgcctatgcccctcaggtaggccttagtgagagcaccaagatacagttctgggaagatctagatagcatggttagtaccgtgtctaccagcgagaaactcttcataggaggagatctcaacggccatgtgggtgcgactaatgtagggttcgagcgagtgcacgggggttttgggtatggtagcaggagtcaagagggggaggatgtgttgaatttcgcgttagcctacgacttgttgatagcgaataccgtgtttaagaagagggaatcccatcttgtgacttttcgtagtggacaacactcgagccagatcgactttatccttactaggagggaggatagacgtgattgcttagattgtaaggtgatacctggggagtgtgttgtccctcaacacaagcttgtggtggcggactttcatCTTCGGGTACGTatccaccgggacaaatgtactaagattgcgagaacaaagtggtggaagcttacaggggaagcggcacaagcgtttaaggaaaggatgctaggtgaggggccttgggaagaaggagaagacgcagatgacatgtggctaaagatggcaacatgtgttcggaaggtggcctcagaggtgtttggcgtgagtaagggaggcaaacaggaggggaaagacacctggtggtggaacgacgaggtgcaaaaggctattaaggagaagaaggagtgtttcaagcgcctccaccttgacaagagtgcagccaacatcgagggctataaattagcgaagagggttgcaaagcgagctgtgagtgtagcaaagggtaaggcgtatgatgacctgtatcagcggctaggcacgaaagaaggggagaaggacatttataggatggctaggatccgcgagcggaagacaagggacatcaaccaaatcaaatgcattaaggatgggacagatcgactgctagtgaaggatgaggagatcatggatagatggagagagtacttcgacaagttgtttaatggagagagtgagagccctacccttgagttagatgactcttttgacgataccaacagacgttttgtgaggagaattcaggaggtagagatcggggaggctttgaagatgatgaagagaggtaaagcgatgggtcctgatggtattcccattgaggtgtggagatgcctaggagatagagcaatagtttggttaactaagctttttaatcttatttttcggtcaaacaagatgccggaagaatggaggagaag contains:
- the LOC120710307 gene encoding uncharacterized protein LOC120710307 is translated as MEQSALRAQERWDQVANNFDLLFARVDDILGTQIKLEAQYDMTTKVVEQMMKDQQVLAQQVEITGQAVARLTLNSTRPPVGEPPSPTASEASTGNPFHHGPQVEEKFGAADYRDAMGELLELTQTTTVEQYAADFENLQYEICMHNEWFDDLFFVSQFVKGLKYEIGAVVQSQLPQTMDRAILLAKVQQQVLEKGKTRLQKSSIPTRQHSWSPRQESKTNVPTPSMSKERVLLNYRKSNNLCYYCGEKYDPAHAATCAQRPKAQVNALVVNDLDMPLSEEVVAQLELEDSLTSEFGQLSLNALAGTDQGQTLKLRALVKKQSHACFGGQWEYTQFYHWVPQLSWWCDGFTLHTDMKVLDIGAFDAILGFDWLQKNSPMTYDWENKLIQFTQGGHDIRLQGIKRQDSEISQLPADKLFKWWKGNDVWAMVMLVPEVQPIHSDVCHQVEKLLDRYQEIFQDPKKLPPERAYDHTIPLLPMAIPVNARPYRYSPLHKDEIERQVREMLDAGLIIPSTSPFASPVLLIQKKDGSWRFCVDYRRLNDMTIKNRFPMPLIEEIIEELAGSYYFTKLDMKSGYHQVRMKQGDEYKTAFKTHHGHYQFKVMPFGLTNAPATFQCIMNDVLAPFLRKFVMVFLDDILIYSPDLDSHLAHLEQVLENLKTNQLYLKKIKCSFSQEQVEYLGHVISGRGVATASDKIEAMLQWPVPKTVTDVRAFLGLTRYYRRFVKDYGCIAKPLTQLLKHKQFQWSPAAHVAFEQLKQAMVSAPVLALPDFKEIFVVETDASDIGIGAVLMQKDRPIAFLSKAFGGSHKHKSIYEKEFLALIMAVEKWRQYLQRQEFIIRTDHQSLAYLTEQNLHFELQRKAMTRLMGLQFKVLYRKGKDNSAADALSRVGHLMAIQAMSSVQPQWIQEVTNSYVTDKEAQDLLARLTLVNPDIHGFSLDHGIIRQHGKIWVGHNSAVQTRIIAAMHASPVGGHSGQKATFHRVSNMFAWKGLKRDVVNFVQQCGVCQQAKHTHTHPAGLLQPLPIPEGVWRDISLDFVEVAKVLYDQVIKLHEFVIDRQLQCGLLRDQLARAQLRMKQNADRKRTDVEFSVGDQALLKLQPYVQTSVASRPFPKLALKYYGPFEVLERVGAAAYKLALPPDSLIHPTFHVSQLKPFRPDFTPVYSTLPSSVDLHSIELEPEQCKFGDDRGAGPCPPPVSAPGHGALHLEKTTVIADGTATIRVGSQLFAS
- the LOC120709094 gene encoding exocyst complex component EXO70B1-like, which gives rise to MELQYLRHTFVCINRREHANVYAAGTYDLPASSGTSQSLSGSSNNTSDTSSSLFRDSCSTGSRFDVALLDNLSLENTTSMLHDTRFSAVFDHESLSTFKGGTASDLNVAGQSQEFHQAFHTKCVEMGIESVLRLDCKNFQKKQWLPIYRWHRVLLFTIRVLDAILTESKQNHISEAVKEPIRLLLSLASKVAKVKKSPEKLFCILNMHRALFDATPILTRVFGAEFVKIEVGGVVAALKDSAKGMLLELKILVQTYRPQHELTQGSVLTITEFLMKYIKLLVNHTGNLDPILCQGQADDLLNIEGVNLTGRLVSGVIADLESVVQECSSYVSEGLKFLFLVNNTDFVLRQVEESDVRLMVGAQWINKRHNKVKQYMRDYLSSSWKQVVHPLETATTSSQKRLKNSFLKIFYPTPSPLRNFESVLNKVCKSQLHWKVCSPVLRVELRTNVIEYVVQAYRAYRDSLQESVRGDLEDLELNLKSKLSDLFEG